The Acidimicrobiia bacterium sequence CAACCCGCCCCGGACCCGACCATGAATTGGGTTAGGAACCCGGCGACCTATATCAAAGAGTCAGATACACCTCACTCGTGACTCTTTGTTGGTTTCATCATCATGTGGTCATCCACCAAATGGGATACCGGGTCAAACCTGGTTCACCGCCTGGACGGTTGCGCTTTCAACCCGCCACCGGCACCGACCCACCCTGACCCGAACAGCACCTTCAAATCTCGCGCCATTCGACAAACCCCCGCCCAGCACGAACTCGCCGTATCCGCGGCCGCGTTCCTGTACCCCTGAGCAGCCGGCAAGCTCATGAGCCCAGGATTGACGGAACCTGAACCTTCTTTGTTGCCGATCTGGGCTGTGGTAGCGGCTCCCTCTCGGTCCTGGTGGCGGAAGCCGGTCTTGACCCGGTCGGGTTTGACGCAGCACCGTGTCGGCCAAGGGCAGGACACCATTGACTCACGACGGGCCGGGCCTATCGTGAGCGCATGATCCGTGAAACCAGGCTCCTCCGGCTCCTGCTTGTGCTCATCCTTGTCGTCTTTGCTCTGGCCGGCGGGCTGCTCTACCTCTTCAGCCTGGAGTCCGCCCAGGACTGGCCCGAGCTCGCCCACCTCCGGGTGCCCCTCTACGTCGCCGTTCTCATCGGATTCGTCCCGGTGGTCGTCGCGATCGCGGTGGTATTCGACTTCCTCAAGGTGATCGACCAGGGTGAGGCGTTCTCGGTCCGCGCCGTGCAGATCCTGCAGCGGCTCAGGTTGCTCATCGGCGTCTTCGCCGGCTATCTGGTGCTCTTCCTCGTCGGCGCCTGGGCCGCCATGCAGCTCATGCACCCGACGCTGCTGTTCTTGTGGGTCGCGGTCGAAGTGGCGGCTTTGTTCCTGTTCACCCTGGTCGCGCTGCTCGAGCGGATCTTCTCGGTCTCCCCGGAGCTGCGCACTGCTGCGCTCGGCTCCTGTGCTCAGGTCAACCACCGCACGTGACGTCGGTCGTCGGCGTATTCGTGGGGTTCTTGTCTCCCGCCCCCGGTTGAGGGGGCCGGCTGGCAGTCGTTGTGGGCCTTGAGGGGTACGATCGCTCGGCACTCTCGGCACCGGCGCCAGTTCTCGGGTTGGTGCGTTCGACTATCCGCCGGAAGATCAAGCACAGCGTTGAGAGCGGGGAAGATGGCGGCTTGTGCGAGATCCCGCGGCTGGGGGAGGTATTAGAATCGGAATGTTCCTCAACCTGGAATCCACACGACTCGCTGGTCCGACGATACGGCACAGGATCGGTGTTCGAACCGGTCGCCACTTGCGGTCGGCGATAATCTTGTGGATGAATCAACCATCCGCCCGGCGGGTGCAGACAGAATGGAAAAAGCCATGGGTTTCATCGCGTTCCTTATCCTCGGTCTCATCGCCGGAGCCATCGCCAAACAGATCCTGCCCGGCGCGCAGGGTGGCGGCTTGTTCATGACGATGCTCCTCGGCGTCGTTGGCGCACTGCTGGGCGGCTGGCTGGGTGGTGTTCTCTTCGACGTTGACCTGGGCGGTTTCTTCGAGATTCGCACGTGGCTGATCGCAATCGTTGGGTCGATCGTCGTGCTGGTGATCTACGGTTTCTTCACTGGGAGCCGGCGGGCCTGACCTGCTTCTCTGATTGATAAGAGAGCCCGGTCCCGGTGGGGCTCTCTTCTCGACGCCAGCGGCGTACTCACACCGAGTCAGTCGAAGCTCCAAACGGCCATTGCATCGAACGGGAGGGGTCGAGGTCGGCTTCGGCCAACCTGGTGTTTCTAGCCGTCGGGTGTGACCACGACGGCCACTCCGGCGAGCCGGCGCAACTCCTCAGCGAATTGCTCAACCCCGCTTCCGGCGAGTGCCGCGTCGGCGGCCGGGCGCGGGAGGCCGATGAGGATCGAGCCTGCCGCCACCTCCGTGGCGTATGCGGCGATGGTTTCGGCGAGCGGGCCGACCCGGATCGTCACGGTGAATCGGACATCATCCAGGCCGGCGTGGGCGGCCGTGGCCTTCGCCATCGCCAGGTCACGCCAGGCCATCTCAGCCCGAATGGCATGTTGCTCGCCTTCATGAAGCGGCTCGTAGGCAACCGGATCGACGATCGACAAGAAGTGAACGACCCCCCCGAGGTCGGCTGCATGGTGGAGCGCGGCCAGGTGCGTCCGGTAGCTGCCGGGGCCTCCCCTGATCGCGCACACGACATCAACCATCGTCTGCCACCTCCTCCGGCGGCATCTGAGGAATGTCGCCCTGTCGAGCGTCTCCCTCGATGAACTCCAAGGCGGCGAGATGGTCGTTGAGGTCGGCCGTAAGCTCGTGCAGCACATCCTCGGCGATCAGTCCGCGCCGGGCTGCGTCCTGAAGGGCGCTGCGCTCAGCCCGGAGTGTGTCGGTTCGCGCTCGGATGTATATGTCGGTTTCTAGCTCCGGGTGGCGGCGTAGGTGTTCGCGGAGCGCATCTCCATCTCGAATCAGCTCACCTTTGTACAGGTCGGCCATCGCTTCGTATAGGTCGGGGAACAGGACTCCCTGGTCGTGGAGCCGCTCCAGTTCGCCCAACCCGGCTTGCTGAGCGTAGATTCTTGCCTGGCGGCGCTGCTGCTCGACTCGTTCGACCGGCCTGGCCGCCAGACCGAGCCGCTTGATGAGACGCTCGATCGTGAGACCCTGCACCAGCAGGGTGAACAGCACGACTCCGAAGGTCATCACCTGGAGCGTGGACACTACGTCCTCCCCGAGCCGATCCTTCTCGCCTCCCAGGCTGAGTGCAAGTGCGAGAGATATTGCCCCGCGCAAGCCACCCCAGAACATGACGTGCTGGTATCGACGCGGAACCTTCCGATCCGGCTGGACCATGCCGTGCAAGGATCCGAGACCGTACACCACAACGAGCCTCGTGACCTGAATGGCCGCCAGCGCTACGAGTACGGCTCCGGCCTGATTCCAGAGTTCGCTGATGTGGATCTGTAAACCAAGAAGCAGAAAGACCAGCGAGTTGACGACGAACGCCGCAAACTCCCAGAAGTTCTCCAGTGTGAGCCGGGTGGTGGGCGATGTGTTGCGCAAGCCGATATTGCCGACCATCAGCCCGGCGGCCACCACGGCGAGGATGCCGCTGAGGTGAACACGTTCGAGGTCGAAGATGGCGCCGAACTCCTCCGCCAGTAGGTAGGAGCCGAAGGCGAGCGCCACGGTGACGACCGTTTCGATGAGGTGATCATCGAGATTTTTGAGGATCAGCGACGATACGACGTAGCCGAGGATGAGGCCGATGCCTAGACCCCCGAACGCGTCGATGATGAACTCACCGATCGCCGAGCCAAGCGAGAAGGTGGCGCCGGGTCCGGCCGCCGCCAGTGCGAGGATGAACACCACGAAGGCGACGCCGTCGTTGAACAGGCTCTCTCCCTCGACGAGGATCGTCAGGCGCTTCGGGACTCCGATTGAGCGGAAGAAAGCGATCACGGCTACCGGGTCCGTCGCCGAGATCAAGGCCCCGAACGCCACAGCCGCCGCCCAGGGCACGCCATCCACGAAACTCGCAATGAATCCCCCCACGACGAACGCCCCGAGCAGCGTGCCGATGAGGGCGAACACGAGGACCGGCGCCAGGTCACGCCGCAGTCGAGCCCACGAGATATGGAGAGTCGCTTCGAACAGGAGCGGCGGGACCAGAACGGCCAGGATCAGATCGGCACTCACGTCGATCTGAATGACGTCGGGCGGTAGGAACGCCAGACCCAGCCCGACCACGACCAGCGCAACCGTGTAGGGGAGGCGGACTCTCCGAACGGCTACGGCAACGACCGCCGCAACGGTCAGCAGTAGCACGATGCTGACCTCAGAGTTGAGGAGCCCGGGGTCGGCGCCGAAGACCCAGGATTCGGGCAACCGGATTTCAGACGGATCGGCCCATTCGACGTGCCAATTGCCCGGGACGGGTGAGGCTGGAGACGTCCGTCCCTAGGTCTTCCCATACACGGGGATCATGGCGCCGGAGATGACTGCTGATGCAGGCGAGGCAAGGAACTCGATCACGGCTGCGATCTCGTCGGGGGTCGGCCAATCGACGTAGTCGGCGAACGGCAGCGTCTCGCGCGTCGTGGGCGTGTCAATCACCGAGGGCATTACGGCATTCACGGTGATGTTGGTGTCGTCTAGTTCGGCGGCTGCGGATCGTGCCAGCGCGACGACACCGGCCTTAGCAACGTTGAAGGCAGCCTGACCTGCCGGAGTGTCCTGGGCGGCTCTACTCCCGATGAACACGAGGCGCCCTGCCTGGGATTTGCGGAGGTAGGGGATAGCGGCGCGCAAGGTGATGAATGCGGAACGGAGATTGAGGTCGAGCATCCGCTCCCAACGTACGTCGGAAGTCTCTTCGATATCCCGTCCACCCGCCCAGCCGCCGACCAGGCCGCACACGATGTCGATGGCGCCATAACGTTCCTCGATCTCCTCGAGAAAGGCGGCCATTTCGTCTGGCTGTGACGCGTCGACGCGTCGCAGCAACAGCTGGTCCTCATCGAGGTCGAGGTTCGTCTCGAACGTGGCCGACTCCTCCGGGCGGACGTATGTGACGGCGAGCCGGTGACCCGTCGCCGCCAGGCGCCTGGCGAGTGCAGTCCCCAGGCTGCCGGTTCCCCCCGTGAGCACGGCAACACGCTGATCTGACATCAGAACCTCCTTCTCGGCAAGCTTAGGCGGTCCCTGCTACATTCCAATGAGTCATCACAGTGATCAGGAGGCGACGTGGCCGCTATCAAGATGGAGTCGGTTGGAAAGGTCTATCCGGGTGGGATGCGGGCTATTCACGATGTTGATCTGGAGATCGGCGACGGTGAGTTCGTTGTCCTGGTAGGTCCCTCAGGTTGTGGGAAGTCAACGCTGTTGCGGATGGTGGCCGGCCTCGAGGAAATCACTGAGGGCGTAATCACGATTGGGGATCAGGTGGTGAATGATGTGCCACCGAAGGATCGCAATATTGCGATGGTGTTCCAGAACTACGCCCTGTATCCGCATATGAGCGTGTTTGACAACATGGCATTTGGCCTCAAGCTGCGCAAGATGCCCAAGGATGAGATCAACCGCCGGGTGGGAGAAGCCGCCCGGGTGTTGGAGATCACCGAATTCCTGGATCGCAAGCCGAAGGCGCTGTCTGGTGGTCAGCGGCAGCGGGTGGCGATGGGTCGGGCCATTGTGCGCGAGCCGGCCGCCTTTCTGATGGATGAGCCTCTCTCCAATCTCGACGCGAAGCTTCGTGTGCAGATGCGTTCAGAGTTGGGGATTCTCCATTCCCGGTTGAAGACGACGACGTTGTATGTGACCCATGATCAGGTTGAGGCGATGACGATGGGTGACCGGGTTGCGGTACTCAAAGCCATTTCGGGGAAAGAGATTCCGAACCTGATGCAGGTCGACACGCCCCGCAATCTCTACGACCACCCGAACAACCTGTTCGTGGCCGGATTCATCGGCTCACCTGCGATGAACTTCGTGGCCGGGACGGTGGCGGCCGAGGGTGACTCGACCTATGTGACCTGGGCAGATGTCCGGCTGAGGGTCGATCAGGCGACGTTGAAGAGCCGGCCTGGTTTGGCCGACTACGCCGGCAAGGAGATTGTGGTCGGTTTGCGCCCCGAGGCATTTGAGGTGAAGGAAGCACTCACCAGCGGATTTGATGATCAGCGGGTAATGCAGATCCATGTGGATCTGGTGGAGCAGTTGGGATCAGAGGCGTATCTTCACTTCGTGCAAGAGATTGCCCCGGTGATCACGCCCGACATCCAGGAATTGCTGGCCGATCAGGGTTCGGATGCTTCGGTGCTCGGGAACTCCACCAGCTTCACAGCCCGGGTCAATCCCGACTTCGCCCCGAAGGCGGGCGACCAGGTCGACCTCGTCGTTGAAACGTCCAAGCTCCACTTCTTCGACAAGGACACCGGCGCCGCCATCTGGTAACCGCTACGGCGACAACACCTTGAACGATTCGGCCGAGGAGAGTCCCGCCGGTTGGCCCTGTTTGTGCGCCCAGGCGGCGATGCGCTTGGCGAATCTCTCTCGCTTGTCTGCGTCGTCGTGAGCGCCGCCCATCGTGGTTGTCCCCTGGGATGAGTGCGCCATGAGCGCTTCGATCTTGATGTTGAACGTGTCTGATATGTCGACCCAGTGGTCGGCTTCGTCTGCACTCCAGAGATAGATCCACGATGGTCGATGTTTCTCGAGCCCTCCGACCAATTGGCGGGGGAAGAAGAGGTGGTCACGGGCTGCGACCACACCGTCGACGGCGGCCAGGCCCGTGACGCGATGGTCGGGGTGCATCTGGTACCGCTGCCAGGGGTCGTGGGTGAGGACTACGTCGGGCCGAACCATCCTGATCCACAGGCAGATCTCCTCGCGCAATGCCAGCGAGTACTCGAGCTCACCGTCGACGTGCCCGAGCATGATCGGAGCCCCGGCTCCCAGGATGGTGGCCGCCGCCTGTTGTTCGGCGCGCCTCCTATCGATCAGAGCCTGGCGGCTCATCTCCGGATCCCAAGCCCCTTTTGATCCATCGGTGACGATCAACATGGTGACCTCACATCCGGCGTTTGCCCATGTTGCGAGAGTCCCGCCTGCACCGAACTCAGCGTCGTCCGGATGGGCCCCAATCGTCAATGCCCGCCTCGGGACACCGGTGGGTTGGTCCTTGTTTCTGGCTTCTGAATAGATGCTGTTTTGCATGGCCCGCCAGACTACCGACCGTCTGTTCCGGTGAGCCATATACCGAGTGGGTGCCGGATCGCCGCCTGATGGTCAGTTGGATCGTCGAGGTCGAGAAGGAACCCGAGCCGAGTCAATATCCTGACGGGGAGGTGTCCGGTGGCGGCGAGATGGCGGTGAAACGATCCCGGGCCGTATGAGAACGCGAAGTTGCTTTCGATCCCACCGATCACACTCGTGCCACCGTCATGTGACGGCGCCAGCACGAAGTCACCTTCAAGCGCGGCAGCCCAGGCAATGCGGATGTCGGAGACGGTAATGAGAGGAAGATCCGCATGAATGATCATCCACATCCCACCTCGGGCCGCTGAGACAACCTCACGGGCTGCACCGTTGAGGCCGGACCGCTTGCCGATCGGTTCCGCAATGACCGATGCTCCGAGCCGGCCCGCCCACTCCGCTACCTCCTCGTCGGCGGTTACGACGGATGCTTTCCCGAGCGCATCGAGGACGGAGGTCACAGTGCGGGTGGCGGTGGCCCGTCCGAGCGCAGCTCGCTGCGTACCGCTGAAGGATGAGGCCAGGCGCGCTTTGGCGAGTCCGAATGGTTTGATAGGAACGGCGACGATGTCCATCGTGGCCGAAGGCTAGATGGGAAGGGACGCCACGTCCGGCCCAGCTCTCGCTTCAGCCGTGGTCCGGGGGTGCGCTCCGCCGTCGCGTCATACCTCCCCGGGGACTATTCGGGGTGCCTCCGGTGTTGGAGACAGTCGAATCAACGAGAGGAACACCTGTGGCACGTGCCGAGTGGAGCGGGGCAACCCTGGCCGAGAGCGATGAAACCGTTGTGGTTGAGGGAAACCACTATTTCCCTCCTGCGTCCGTGAACACCGAGTATCTCCGAGCCTCGAACCGGCAAACGACGTGTCCGTGGAAGGGCAAGGCGAGTTACTACGACGTGGTCGTCGGCGGCGAGACCAATGACGGCGCAGCCTGGTACTACCCCGAACCGAAACCGGCCGCCGCCGAAATCAGTGGCTATGTGGCGTTCTGGAAGGGTATACAGATCGAGGATTGATCCGTCTGGCGGCTATCAATCCCTCGAAGCCGTTCATTCCGGAGCCCGGGACCGATGCTTTCGGTCGAGTTTTCTCTGCGGGGTGGTGGGACCTACGCTTGGCAGCAACCAAGGAGTGCCATGACCACGAATGGGGACCCGGCAAAGATCCCGTCGGGGCGTCAAACCAAGATCATCGCCACACTCGGGCCGGCGGTTGAGTCGGCCGCGGCCGTGTCTGCGCTGGTCACGGCCGGAATGGACGTTGCGCGACTCAATTTTTCCCACGGTGATCATGACGGCCACCGACGTTTTGCCGACTGGGTACGAGCGGCGGCTGTGGAGCATGGCCGACCAGTTGCGATACTCCAGGACATCCAGGGTCCGAAGCTGCGGGTGGGACGATTCCCGGGGGGTTCGGTCGAGCTACCGACCGGAAGCGAGGTTCTGCTGGTGCTGGGCGACGGTCAGGCTGCCCCCGGCACGATCGCCATCGACTACCCGTATCTGCTCGAGGACGTCGAACCAGGAGAGCCGGTTCTGCTGGCAGATGGTCTCATCAGGCTCGAGGTGCTCAGACGATTGCCGGACGGTCTGCTGGCGGGAGTGCGAGAAGGCGGCGTTCTCGGCGATCACAAAGGGGTTGCCTTTCCGGACACCAGCCTTCAGGTACCGGCGGTGACGGACAAGGACCGGACCGATCTGGCGTTCGGACGCGAACTCGGAGTCGACTACGTGGCCGCGTCGTTTGTTCGGTCTGCAGACGACATCGGCCGGGTCGTCGAACTCATCGAACCCGGGACACCGGTGATCGCCAAAATCGAGCTGGCGGCGGCCCTCGCCAATCTCGACGAGATCCTGAGTGCCGCACAGGGTGCACTCGTGGCACGAGGCGATCTCGGCGTCCAACTCCCATTGCAGCGAATTCCCCTGATTCAGCAGGACATCCTGCGTCGCGCCAACCGGGCCGGAGTCATCTCCATTACGGCGACCGAGATGCTCGAATCGATGACCGAGTCGCCCAGACCGACGAGGGCGGAGGTAACCGATGTGGCCTCAGCGATCATCGGCGGAACAGACGCAGTGATGCTGTCGGCGGAGACGGCCGTTGGCCACTATCCGGTGCGCGCCGTCGAGATGATGGATGCGATTTGCCGCGAGGTCGAATCTGGACTGCGGGAGTCGGAGGGTGTAATTGATATCGCCTTCTTGGAGAGCAGACCGAATTTCGCCAGTGCTACTGCCAAGGCGGCGGTCGACACCGCGGCCAACCTCAAACTGAAGACGATCGCCGCCTTCACCGAGTCCGGCAACACCGCGTTGCTGCTCAGCAAATACCGGCCGCATGGAAGGATCATCGCCTTCTCCCCTGAAGAGGCGACCCGTCGGCGGATGGCCTTGATGTGGGGCGTGACCCCGATCGCCGCCGAACGCCGGGATTCCACGGACCTCATGATCGCTCTGGCCGAGAAGTACCTCGAGCGATCGGGCGTATGCGAAGAAGGAGAGGGCGTGGTCGTTGTCGCCGGCATCCCTCCGAATCAACAGGCGTCGACGAACCTCATGAAGCTGCATGTCGTCGGTGAGCGGCGAAGCCGCCGTCGATCGCAGCGCTAGAGTCCCACCGACTGAGGAGTGTTCGTTGGGTCAAAAGATAGAAATCGCCAGCTCTGTGACCATCGGCGACGTCGCCGTGTTCGACACGGATCGCAGCCTGAGCGGCCAGGATGGGGAGCGCTACCGCTCCGACGCGGAAGCCGAAGCTCGCTCAACGGTTCCGGCCGGCCTCGCGCGTCGCCTGTTCTCCGCCGACGAAGCCGTGCGGAGCGTGTACGTGACATCGAACATCGTGACCATCGAGCGAGACGGCGGCTGGGATGACGCAACCCTCGAGCAGACCGGGGCGTTGATCAGCAACCTCTTCCTCTTCTATTGAGGGGCCGGGTGAAACCGCGAGTTGCCCGGCCGGCTACCCACCTACGGCCGTGCTGGTCGTCGGTATGGTCGTAGTGGTCGGGGGTGCAAGCGTGGTCGTCGTCTCCGGCAGTGGGCAATCCTCGCCGGTATGGCCGGGGGCACCAGGCGGGATCGTGCATGAATGCACCTGAATCTCCCACGGTTGGGCT is a genomic window containing:
- a CDS encoding universal stress protein, whose protein sequence is MVDVVCAIRGGPGSYRTHLAALHHAADLGGVVHFLSIVDPVAYEPLHEGEQHAIRAEMAWRDLAMAKATAAHAGLDDVRFTVTIRVGPLAETIAAYATEVAAGSILIGLPRPAADAALAGSGVEQFAEELRRLAGVAVVVTPDG
- a CDS encoding Na+/H+ antiporter; this translates as MPESWVFGADPGLLNSEVSIVLLLTVAAVVAVAVRRVRLPYTVALVVVGLGLAFLPPDVIQIDVSADLILAVLVPPLLFEATLHISWARLRRDLAPVLVFALIGTLLGAFVVGGFIASFVDGVPWAAAVAFGALISATDPVAVIAFFRSIGVPKRLTILVEGESLFNDGVAFVVFILALAAAGPGATFSLGSAIGEFIIDAFGGLGIGLILGYVVSSLILKNLDDHLIETVVTVALAFGSYLLAEEFGAIFDLERVHLSGILAVVAAGLMVGNIGLRNTSPTTRLTLENFWEFAAFVVNSLVFLLLGLQIHISELWNQAGAVLVALAAIQVTRLVVVYGLGSLHGMVQPDRKVPRRYQHVMFWGGLRGAISLALALSLGGEKDRLGEDVVSTLQVMTFGVVLFTLLVQGLTIERLIKRLGLAARPVERVEQQRRQARIYAQQAGLGELERLHDQGVLFPDLYEAMADLYKGELIRDGDALREHLRRHPELETDIYIRARTDTLRAERSALQDAARRGLIAEDVLHELTADLNDHLAALEFIEGDARQGDIPQMPPEEVADDG
- a CDS encoding SDR family NAD(P)-dependent oxidoreductase, with amino-acid sequence MSDQRVAVLTGGTGSLGTALARRLAATGHRLAVTYVRPEESATFETNLDLDEDQLLLRRVDASQPDEMAAFLEEIEERYGAIDIVCGLVGGWAGGRDIEETSDVRWERMLDLNLRSAFITLRAAIPYLRKSQAGRLVFIGSRAAQDTPAGQAAFNVAKAGVVALARSAAAELDDTNITVNAVMPSVIDTPTTRETLPFADYVDWPTPDEIAAVIEFLASPASAVISGAMIPVYGKT
- the pyk gene encoding pyruvate kinase; its protein translation is MTTNGDPAKIPSGRQTKIIATLGPAVESAAAVSALVTAGMDVARLNFSHGDHDGHRRFADWVRAAAVEHGRPVAILQDIQGPKLRVGRFPGGSVELPTGSEVLLVLGDGQAAPGTIAIDYPYLLEDVEPGEPVLLADGLIRLEVLRRLPDGLLAGVREGGVLGDHKGVAFPDTSLQVPAVTDKDRTDLAFGRELGVDYVAASFVRSADDIGRVVELIEPGTPVIAKIELAAALANLDEILSAAQGALVARGDLGVQLPLQRIPLIQQDILRRANRAGVISITATEMLESMTESPRPTRAEVTDVASAIIGGTDAVMLSAETAVGHYPVRAVEMMDAICREVESGLRESEGVIDIAFLESRPNFASATAKAAVDTAANLKLKTIAAFTESGNTALLLSKYRPHGRIIAFSPEEATRRRMALMWGVTPIAAERRDSTDLMIALAEKYLERSGVCEEGEGVVVVAGIPPNQQASTNLMKLHVVGERRSRRRSQR
- a CDS encoding DUF427 domain-containing protein, producing MARAEWSGATLAESDETVVVEGNHYFPPASVNTEYLRASNRQTTCPWKGKASYYDVVVGGETNDGAAWYYPEPKPAAAEISGYVAFWKGIQIED
- the ugpC gene encoding sn-glycerol-3-phosphate ABC transporter ATP-binding protein UgpC yields the protein MAAIKMESVGKVYPGGMRAIHDVDLEIGDGEFVVLVGPSGCGKSTLLRMVAGLEEITEGVITIGDQVVNDVPPKDRNIAMVFQNYALYPHMSVFDNMAFGLKLRKMPKDEINRRVGEAARVLEITEFLDRKPKALSGGQRQRVAMGRAIVREPAAFLMDEPLSNLDAKLRVQMRSELGILHSRLKTTTLYVTHDQVEAMTMGDRVAVLKAISGKEIPNLMQVDTPRNLYDHPNNLFVAGFIGSPAMNFVAGTVAAEGDSTYVTWADVRLRVDQATLKSRPGLADYAGKEIVVGLRPEAFEVKEALTSGFDDQRVMQIHVDLVEQLGSEAYLHFVQEIAPVITPDIQELLADQGSDASVLGNSTSFTARVNPDFAPKAGDQVDLVVETSKLHFFDKDTGAAIW
- the cofC gene encoding 2-phospho-L-lactate guanylyltransferase, whose amino-acid sequence is MDIVAVPIKPFGLAKARLASSFSGTQRAALGRATATRTVTSVLDALGKASVVTADEEVAEWAGRLGASVIAEPIGKRSGLNGAAREVVSAARGGMWMIIHADLPLITVSDIRIAWAAALEGDFVLAPSHDGGTSVIGGIESNFAFSYGPGSFHRHLAATGHLPVRILTRLGFLLDLDDPTDHQAAIRHPLGIWLTGTDGR
- a CDS encoding NifU N-terminal domain-containing protein, translating into MGQKIEIASSVTIGDVAVFDTDRSLSGQDGERYRSDAEAEARSTVPAGLARRLFSADEAVRSVYVTSNIVTIERDGGWDDATLEQTGALISNLFLFY
- a CDS encoding DUF2975 domain-containing protein, producing the protein MIRETRLLRLLLVLILVVFALAGGLLYLFSLESAQDWPELAHLRVPLYVAVLIGFVPVVVAIAVVFDFLKVIDQGEAFSVRAVQILQRLRLLIGVFAGYLVLFLVGAWAAMQLMHPTLLFLWVAVEVAALFLFTLVALLERIFSVSPELRTAALGSCAQVNHRT
- a CDS encoding PIG-L family deacetylase, encoding MQNSIYSEARNKDQPTGVPRRALTIGAHPDDAEFGAGGTLATWANAGCEVTMLIVTDGSKGAWDPEMSRQALIDRRRAEQQAAATILGAGAPIMLGHVDGELEYSLALREEICLWIRMVRPDVVLTHDPWQRYQMHPDHRVTGLAAVDGVVAARDHLFFPRQLVGGLEKHRPSWIYLWSADEADHWVDISDTFNIKIEALMAHSSQGTTTMGGAHDDADKRERFAKRIAAWAHKQGQPAGLSSAESFKVLSP
- a CDS encoding GlsB/YeaQ/YmgE family stress response membrane protein, with the protein product MGFIAFLILGLIAGAIAKQILPGAQGGGLFMTMLLGVVGALLGGWLGGVLFDVDLGGFFEIRTWLIAIVGSIVVLVIYGFFTGSRRA